A single genomic interval of Alteromonas sp. CI.11.F.A3 harbors:
- the mutT gene encoding 8-oxo-dGTP diphosphatase MutT has translation MKLVHVAVGVVLRGTQVFISLRADNAHQGGKWEFPGGKVEANETVLDALRRELQEEIGILVQSSEPLLVIEHDYGDKLVKLDVHAVSAFDGEPEGKESQQTRWVEVSALETSEFPAANVAIIDALHKKYSK, from the coding sequence ATGAAACTTGTGCATGTTGCCGTTGGGGTAGTACTTCGCGGCACACAAGTGTTTATCAGCCTTCGGGCTGACAACGCACATCAAGGCGGCAAATGGGAATTTCCAGGCGGTAAAGTGGAAGCCAATGAAACCGTACTTGATGCACTACGCCGAGAGTTGCAGGAAGAAATTGGCATTCTAGTGCAATCTAGCGAGCCTTTACTGGTAATAGAGCATGATTATGGCGATAAGCTGGTTAAGCTTGATGTGCATGCTGTGAGTGCGTTTGACGGTGAGCCTGAAGGTAAGGAAAGCCAACAAACGCGCTGGGTTGAAGTCAGTGCATTGGAAACCAGTGAATTTCCAGCAGCGAATGTGGCTATTATCGATGCGCTTCATAAGAAATATTCAAAGTAG
- a CDS encoding A24 family peptidase, with product MEAILLTSQLYPWLFYLFVFVVSLMVGSFLNVVIHRLPIMMENSWKQEYASYFSETDSDAKDSDTASSKKNAVLDASTQISPETFNLAKPDSTCPSCGHKIRAWENIPIVSYLFLRGKCSNCKTPISIRYPLVELFTALTCTFAAYYFGPKPQAIWAVIFTYILIALIFIDLDKMLLPDQLTLPLLWLGLILSTQSIFVGPVDAIIGAAAGYLSLWSVFWLFKIVTGKEGMGYGDFKILAALGAFTGWQGLPIIILLSSIVGAIAGIAIMLFQNKGKSLAIPFGPYLAVAGWITLFYKDTIITHYIKWVLQ from the coding sequence ATGGAAGCGATATTGCTTACCAGCCAATTATATCCGTGGTTATTCTATCTATTTGTTTTTGTGGTTAGCCTAATGGTAGGAAGCTTTTTAAATGTGGTTATTCATCGCTTGCCTATTATGATGGAAAACAGTTGGAAGCAGGAATACGCCAGTTACTTTAGTGAAACAGATAGCGATGCAAAAGATAGCGATACAGCCAGTAGCAAGAAAAACGCTGTTCTAGATGCTAGTACACAAATTTCCCCTGAAACGTTTAATTTGGCCAAGCCAGATAGCACCTGCCCTAGTTGCGGTCACAAAATTCGGGCATGGGAAAATATTCCGATCGTTAGCTATTTATTCCTTCGCGGGAAATGTTCAAACTGTAAAACCCCTATTTCTATTCGCTATCCGTTAGTAGAGTTATTCACTGCACTAACCTGTACGTTCGCCGCCTATTATTTTGGCCCAAAGCCGCAAGCAATATGGGCGGTGATATTTACTTATATTCTTATTGCCCTAATTTTTATTGATTTAGATAAAATGCTGCTTCCAGACCAACTTACTCTACCCTTACTTTGGCTTGGTTTAATACTTAGCACCCAATCCATTTTTGTTGGACCAGTTGACGCCATTATTGGTGCTGCCGCCGGATATTTAAGTTTATGGTCTGTATTCTGGTTGTTTAAAATAGTCACCGGAAAGGAAGGTATGGGATATGGCGACTTCAAAATACTAGCAGCACTTGGCGCCTTCACTGGCTGGCAGGGCTTGCCTATCATCATTTTACTGTCTTCAATTGTAGGGGCCATTGCTGGCATTGCTATTATGCTATTCCAAAATAAAGGCAAATCATTAGCTATCCCCTTCGGGCCATATCTTGCCGTCGCAGGTTGGATAACCCTGTTTTATAAAGACACGATTATTACCCACTATATAAAATGGGTGCTACAGTAA
- a CDS encoding aspartoacylase, whose amino-acid sequence MINKIALVGGTHGNETSGIQLIHNWQSEGISDELSSRFSSLDISLTIANPDALSANVRFVEEDLNRQFTLEALEKNSDAKEAKLAKQLNQQFGPKGDSATDLVIDIHNTTSNMGATLIILEADDFHVQLARFVKHHMPEANILLEDEKPYLEHGYLCTTGKRGVMIEVGAQPQGVLREDVYLLTQTMAEVILDFCQAYNTDSLEQYPECEVFRLGENIKFPLNAEGKRTAMIHHSLQDNDFAPLIPGAPVFRSFDGKDIEWQEAQETYPHFINEAAYHKLDVAFATATRLML is encoded by the coding sequence ATGATTAATAAAATTGCGCTTGTTGGTGGAACCCATGGTAATGAAACCAGTGGTATTCAGCTTATTCATAATTGGCAATCTGAAGGAATTTCTGACGAGCTATCATCGCGATTTTCATCATTGGATATTTCGCTGACCATAGCTAACCCAGATGCCCTAAGCGCTAATGTACGGTTTGTTGAAGAAGATTTGAATCGTCAATTCACGCTAGAAGCGTTAGAAAAAAATAGTGATGCTAAAGAGGCTAAGCTGGCCAAACAGCTTAACCAACAATTTGGCCCGAAAGGCGACTCTGCCACTGACTTGGTGATTGATATTCACAACACCACCAGTAACATGGGTGCAACGCTTATTATTTTAGAAGCTGATGACTTCCACGTTCAGCTTGCTCGATTTGTAAAACATCATATGCCTGAAGCGAACATTCTATTGGAAGATGAAAAACCGTATTTAGAACACGGTTATTTGTGTACCACGGGCAAACGTGGCGTGATGATTGAAGTAGGCGCACAGCCTCAAGGTGTATTGCGAGAAGACGTTTATTTGCTTACCCAAACCATGGCTGAAGTGATCCTCGATTTTTGCCAAGCCTACAACACAGATAGCCTTGAACAATATCCCGAGTGCGAGGTATTTAGACTAGGGGAAAATATTAAATTTCCACTAAATGCCGAGGGTAAACGTACTGCGATGATCCACCATTCATTGCAAGACAATGATTTCGCCCCGCTCATTCCTGGCGCACCAGTATTTCGATCTTTTGATGGTAAAGACATTGAATGGCAAGAAGCGCAAGAAACCTATCCTCACTTCATTAATGAAGCGGCGTATCACAAGCTTGATGTGGCCTTCGCCACTGCAACACGGCTTATGCTATAA
- the zapD gene encoding cell division protein ZapD, which yields MSEAVFEFPLKEKVRNYLRVEQLLGQLKSTAKSDSVPLQMVFFEQLFELLDLIERLDLRSDMSKDLDAHEKNLVYWSQHPKIDSAALDQALKTIVNLKQKLKTDRRFGSALKEDKLLSAIRQRFAIPGGSCSFDLPNLHFWLQQPAEVRQQEIGQWLDTLSLLDDTIAVSLSFIRERGQFKTVTADNGFYQGAAEDKNELIRIKCRVDEGYYPTLSGNKYRYALRFLWFSPVQGQNAAVESNIQFKLAAC from the coding sequence ATGAGCGAAGCTGTATTCGAATTTCCCCTAAAGGAAAAAGTGCGTAACTATCTGCGCGTAGAGCAGCTTCTTGGGCAGTTAAAGAGCACCGCGAAATCTGACAGTGTGCCACTGCAAATGGTTTTCTTTGAGCAGTTGTTTGAATTACTCGATTTGATTGAGCGATTAGATTTGCGCTCAGACATGAGCAAAGATTTAGATGCCCATGAAAAAAATCTCGTTTACTGGTCACAACACCCCAAAATTGACAGTGCCGCATTAGATCAAGCACTTAAAACGATTGTTAATCTCAAGCAAAAGCTAAAAACTGACCGCCGCTTTGGCAGTGCGCTTAAAGAAGATAAGCTGCTAAGTGCCATTAGGCAGCGTTTCGCTATTCCAGGTGGTTCATGTAGTTTCGACCTACCCAATCTTCACTTTTGGCTACAGCAACCCGCCGAGGTTCGCCAACAAGAAATCGGGCAATGGCTCGACACCTTGAGCTTACTAGACGACACCATAGCCGTTAGCTTGTCTTTTATTCGAGAACGCGGGCAATTCAAAACGGTTACCGCTGACAACGGCTTCTACCAAGGTGCTGCTGAAGATAAAAACGAGCTTATCCGTATTAAGTGCCGTGTAGATGAAGGCTACTATCCTACCCTTAGTGGTAATAAATACCGCTACGCCCTACGCTTTTTATGGTTTTCTCCTGTACAAGGCCAAAACGCCGCTGTCGAATCTAATATTCAGTTTAAACTGGCAGCCTGTTAA
- the secA gene encoding preprotein translocase subunit SecA, producing the protein MFSSILRKVFGSRNDRLLKKLQKNVDAINALEAEYEQLSDEALKAKTAEFKQRIEKGESLEDLMYEAFATVREASKRVYGMRHFDVQMLGGQVLHEGKISEMRTGEGKTLTATLPTYLNALSGKGVHVITVNDYLAKRDAEWANQLFTFLGMRVGCNVPGMAHEQKRDAYQADVTYGTNNEFGFDYLRDNMAFSPQDRVQRPLNFAVVDEVDSILIDEARTPLIISGQAEDSSELYRRINLVIPELIQQEEEDEEGKEGDGDYTIDLKAKQIHLTERGQGHVEEILHRAGILPEGESLFAAGNISLLHHINAALRAHKLFSKDVDYIVKEDQIVIVDEHTGRTMEGRRWSEGLHQAVEAKEGVKIQNENQTLASITFQNYFRLYNKLAGMTGTADTEAFEFQHIYSLETVVLPTNKPMQRKDKADLIYLTAEEKYDAIVEDIKACVERGQPTLVGTVSIENSELLSRVLKKSKIPHKVLNAKFHEHEADIVAQAGKPAAVTIATNMAGRGTDIVLGGNWQAEIEKIENPTQAQIDKIKAEWKVRHDAVLASGGLHIIGTERHESRRIDNQLRGRSGRQGDPGSSRFYLSLDDALMRIFASEKMGNMMKRLGMEKGEAIEHPWVTRAIENAQRKVEGRNFDIRKQLLEYDDVANDQRKVIYEQRNELLDEGDISETIAVIREDVVSGVVDEYIPPQSLEEMWDVKGLEERLRADFAVDLPIQTWLENDDKLYEEKLRERIHDEVVSSYKEKESVVGEQVLRQFEKAVMLQNLDSHWKEHLAAMDHLRQGIGLRSYAQKNPKQEYKRESFALFSQMLEALKVEVITILSRVKVQAEEDVEKVEEQRRQADNVSKQFEHENASATEAPPEAASDKVRTEVRDGPKVGRNDPCPCGSGKKYKQCHGKLS; encoded by the coding sequence ATGTTTTCAAGCATCCTTAGAAAAGTGTTCGGTAGCCGAAACGACCGTCTATTAAAAAAATTACAAAAAAATGTAGATGCCATCAATGCACTGGAAGCAGAGTATGAACAGCTTTCTGATGAGGCGTTAAAAGCAAAAACGGCTGAGTTTAAACAACGAATTGAAAAAGGCGAAAGCCTTGAAGATCTCATGTACGAAGCTTTTGCGACCGTTCGTGAGGCAAGTAAACGTGTGTACGGTATGCGCCACTTTGACGTACAAATGCTGGGTGGCCAAGTATTACACGAAGGCAAAATTTCAGAAATGCGTACCGGTGAAGGTAAAACCCTTACCGCGACTTTGCCTACCTATTTAAATGCATTATCTGGCAAAGGTGTTCACGTTATTACCGTGAACGATTACCTTGCTAAGCGTGATGCTGAATGGGCTAACCAGCTGTTCACTTTCTTGGGTATGCGCGTAGGTTGTAACGTACCTGGTATGGCGCACGAACAAAAGCGCGATGCCTATCAAGCTGACGTTACCTATGGTACGAACAATGAATTCGGCTTTGATTACTTGCGTGACAATATGGCGTTTAGCCCGCAAGACCGCGTTCAGCGCCCACTTAATTTTGCTGTAGTGGATGAAGTGGATTCAATCTTAATTGATGAGGCACGTACTCCGCTTATTATTTCAGGCCAAGCAGAAGATAGTTCTGAACTTTACCGCCGTATTAATTTAGTTATTCCTGAATTGATTCAGCAAGAAGAAGAAGACGAAGAAGGCAAAGAAGGCGACGGTGATTACACTATCGACCTTAAAGCAAAACAAATTCATTTAACTGAACGTGGCCAAGGTCATGTCGAAGAAATTTTGCATCGTGCAGGTATATTACCAGAAGGCGAATCGTTATTTGCTGCGGGTAATATTTCATTACTTCACCACATTAACGCTGCGCTTCGTGCCCACAAGTTGTTCTCAAAAGATGTAGATTACATCGTTAAAGAAGACCAAATTGTTATTGTTGATGAACATACCGGTCGTACAATGGAAGGCCGTCGTTGGTCTGAAGGTTTACACCAAGCTGTTGAAGCAAAAGAAGGTGTGAAGATTCAAAATGAGAACCAAACCTTAGCGTCTATTACTTTCCAAAACTACTTCCGCTTGTACAACAAGCTTGCAGGTATGACGGGTACTGCCGATACGGAAGCGTTCGAATTCCAGCATATCTACAGCCTAGAAACGGTTGTGTTGCCAACGAATAAACCTATGCAGCGTAAAGATAAGGCCGACCTTATCTACTTAACGGCAGAAGAAAAATACGATGCTATCGTAGAAGATATTAAAGCGTGTGTTGAGCGCGGTCAGCCTACCTTGGTTGGTACGGTATCGATTGAAAACTCTGAGTTGTTGTCTCGGGTACTTAAGAAAAGCAAAATTCCACATAAAGTGCTTAATGCGAAGTTCCACGAACACGAAGCCGACATTGTTGCTCAAGCAGGTAAGCCTGCTGCGGTCACCATTGCAACAAACATGGCAGGTCGTGGTACGGATATCGTGCTTGGTGGTAACTGGCAAGCAGAGATTGAAAAAATTGAAAACCCTACTCAAGCACAAATCGACAAGATTAAGGCTGAGTGGAAAGTGCGTCACGATGCCGTTTTAGCATCAGGTGGTTTACACATTATTGGTACAGAGCGTCATGAGTCTCGCCGTATCGATAATCAGCTACGTGGTCGTTCAGGTCGTCAGGGCGACCCAGGTTCAAGCCGTTTTTACTTGTCACTAGATGATGCCCTAATGCGTATTTTTGCCTCTGAAAAAATGGGCAACATGATGAAGCGCTTAGGGATGGAAAAAGGTGAAGCCATTGAACACCCATGGGTAACTCGTGCTATCGAAAACGCCCAGCGTAAAGTAGAAGGTCGTAACTTCGATATTCGTAAGCAACTACTTGAATACGATGATGTAGCAAATGATCAACGTAAAGTGATTTACGAGCAACGTAATGAGTTGCTTGATGAAGGCGACATTAGTGAAACCATCGCAGTAATCCGTGAAGATGTGGTAAGCGGTGTAGTTGATGAATATATTCCACCACAGTCTTTAGAAGAAATGTGGGATGTGAAAGGATTAGAAGAGCGTTTACGCGCTGACTTCGCCGTAGACTTACCTATTCAAACGTGGTTAGAAAACGACGATAAGCTTTATGAAGAAAAGCTTCGTGAGCGAATTCACGATGAAGTGGTTTCTAGCTATAAAGAAAAAGAAAGCGTAGTAGGTGAACAAGTGCTTCGACAGTTTGAAAAAGCAGTGATGCTACAAAACTTAGACAGCCATTGGAAAGAGCATTTAGCGGCAATGGATCACCTTCGTCAAGGTATTGGGCTACGCAGCTATGCGCAGAAAAATCCAAAGCAAGAATACAAGCGCGAGTCGTTTGCTTTGTTCTCACAAATGCTAGAAGCACTGAAAGTTGAAGTGATTACTATTCTTTCACGTGTGAAAGTACAAGCTGAAGAAGACGTTGAGAAAGTAGAAGAACAGCGTCGCCAAGCGGATAACGTGTCTAAGCAATTTGAGCACGAAAACGCATCAGCCACTGAAGCACCACCAGAAGCTGCAAGCGATAAGGTACGTACCGAAGTGCGTGACGGTCCTAAAGTAGGTCGTAACGATCCTTGCCCTTGTGGTTCAGGTAAAAAGTACAAGCAGTGCCATGGTAAATTAAGCTAA
- the yacG gene encoding DNA gyrase inhibitor YacG, with protein sequence MVVDCPICAKSVPWNNDSEFRPFCSKKCQLIDLGEWASEERKIAAKPSEQPSAQEVDIEEIEAMLAKQSDDFFKH encoded by the coding sequence ATGGTTGTAGATTGCCCGATTTGCGCGAAGTCGGTTCCTTGGAATAACGACAGCGAATTTCGCCCCTTTTGTAGCAAAAAGTGCCAACTTATTGATTTAGGAGAATGGGCGTCAGAGGAAAGGAAAATTGCTGCAAAGCCTTCTGAACAGCCTTCCGCCCAAGAAGTCGATATTGAAGAAATAGAAGCAATGCTTGCTAAACAGTCTGACGACTTTTTCAAACACTAA
- the coaE gene encoding dephospho-CoA kinase (Dephospho-CoA kinase (CoaE) performs the final step in coenzyme A biosynthesis.) — translation MAASKTTEAEKKVPSNTNDKIVVGLTGGIGSGKSAATSQFAALGIDIIDADEVARDVVIPGSEGLVKITEHFGSDILLEDGTLNRAALRERVFNSSEEKQWLNQLLHPLIRKTMLQQIADATSHYCILSVPLLVEGNLTELCDRVIVVDCPESMQLERAMQRDGSTKQIIESIMASQATRKERLAAADDVIDNSKTLDFLNEQVLTLHSKYTGE, via the coding sequence ATGGCTGCAAGTAAAACAACAGAAGCAGAAAAGAAAGTGCCTTCGAACACAAATGATAAAATAGTCGTTGGCCTTACTGGCGGAATAGGTAGCGGGAAGTCTGCCGCTACAAGTCAATTCGCAGCGTTAGGTATTGATATTATCGATGCCGACGAAGTGGCTCGAGATGTTGTTATTCCCGGAAGCGAGGGGCTAGTTAAAATAACCGAGCACTTTGGGTCCGATATTTTGTTAGAAGATGGCACCCTTAACAGAGCTGCTTTACGAGAACGAGTTTTTAATAGCAGCGAAGAAAAGCAATGGCTCAATCAATTGTTACATCCGCTTATTCGCAAAACTATGCTGCAACAAATAGCTGATGCGACCAGCCATTATTGTATATTATCGGTTCCCTTATTGGTTGAGGGCAACCTCACAGAATTATGCGACCGCGTAATTGTGGTAGATTGCCCCGAGTCTATGCAGCTTGAACGAGCCATGCAACGCGATGGCAGTACCAAGCAAATTATTGAAAGTATTATGGCATCGCAAGCGACGCGAAAAGAACGATTAGCTGCTGCAGATGATGTCATCGATAATAGTAAAACCCTCGATTTTCTGAATGAGCAAGTACTCACCCTACACAGTAAGTACACCGGTGAGTAA